A genomic window from Tolypothrix sp. PCC 7910 includes:
- a CDS encoding HEAT repeat domain-containing protein, protein MYDEDDLSLLDIEDELDSPLDHMEPLTAESEVAKPDPELMLALLENPQPQQRMLAARAFCDIEDGRATSHLIRLLTDTCPLVRVSAAYAIGRNPSKDAVEPLINQLNRDWNGYVRKGVVWALGNCRDRRSLAPLTDALITDISAVRLWAASALAQMAEVGYEAVVGAIPPLIEALVKDPVAAVRSNCAWTIGQLCRELPSNIVYATAIDALIQAFAEDKDLGVREDAKASLLGVGDPRGLQLIETLEQEGWF, encoded by the coding sequence ATGTATGACGAAGACGACCTAAGCCTACTTGATATAGAAGATGAGCTAGATAGCCCCTTGGATCACATGGAGCCGCTAACTGCTGAGTCAGAAGTGGCAAAACCAGATCCCGAACTCATGCTAGCTCTGTTAGAAAATCCTCAACCGCAGCAGAGAATGCTCGCGGCACGTGCTTTTTGTGATATTGAAGATGGACGTGCTACTTCCCATCTCATCCGGCTGTTAACTGATACCTGTCCGTTAGTGCGGGTAAGTGCAGCCTATGCTATAGGGCGCAATCCCAGTAAAGATGCAGTAGAGCCGTTAATTAATCAACTCAACCGAGATTGGAACGGCTATGTACGCAAAGGTGTAGTTTGGGCTTTAGGAAACTGCCGCGATCGCCGTTCCTTAGCCCCCCTAACTGATGCTTTAATCACTGATATTTCCGCAGTACGTTTGTGGGCGGCTAGTGCCTTAGCGCAGATGGCAGAAGTTGGTTATGAGGCAGTTGTAGGCGCAATACCACCACTAATTGAAGCCTTAGTGAAAGACCCCGTAGCCGCAGTTCGGAGTAACTGCGCTTGGACAATTGGACAATTGTGCCGCGAACTTCCATCTAATATCGTTTACGCCACAGCTATCGACGCTTTAATTCAAGCTTTTGCTGAAGATAAAGATTTAGGCGTGAGAGAAGACGCTAAAGCTTCACTATTAGGTGTAGGCGACCCCCGTGGTTTACAGTTAATCGAAACCTTAGAACAAGAAGGTTGGTTTTAA